GGCCAAAATTAAAACACCCCAGTCCCACTCTGTCTATATATTTGTCTGCATGttatcttgttgtgtttgtccatcTGTTATTATCTATTGGCATGCTGTCCATAACTGTACTGTGAAGTggaaaagaatttccccttggggacaataaagtctaactctcatcctctttcctttactttttatttgtactgTTCCCgtcatttttgttgttattccttgttaaagtgtctcagtatttagaaaagcactatacaagtcttaatttattattattattactctgCCCAACAAGACCTCtcaaaagaaagacacacatcacaacacagattttttttgtccaagCCAAACAGTTTATTCTGTACAGAAAGATAACATTGAACTTGGTAGAAACTGATGAGGGGTGACCATGTTTCTCCTTTCAGGCATTAAAGCACTTAGGAGTTGGCATTGGGTCCCTTCTTCTTTCCGAAGGTGGGCACAACGTTCACAAAGCGCCTGTTGTACTGGATGCGACGCTTAGCGCGGccagtcttcttctttttcttctcctgcttgtcaacctttaaaaaaaaaatgggcatCGGTTATTTTTCAGAGTCTAGATAGATGGGTGAATAGTTTGTGTTGACTGGGACCGAGGGTAACATAAAAAGCATAATATATTCTTACCTTGGGGGTCTGTCCCCTGACTTTACCGGCACGAGCCAGGGAGCCGTGAACCTTTCCTGAGGGGGGTGAAGGGAAGCGGTTAATTCGGAAATGATCTTAACAAACCAAGGTTCCTACAAATGGCGATGAAATTCCCAAGGGGGAATGACCGGATGAAAACAAAGTCAGTGGTGTGTTACAGTGATACATGTCCACATAATGGCTTGTGCCAAAGATGAGGTGGTCTGCATCATCAGGGCTGGACATGAACAGCCAGCAGTAACATCAGACAAGACAGATGTTTCATGTTATTCTTTGTACAGATGTGTATGGGATCAAAATGGAGCACCGGCTTAACTTCTGATAAAGAGTGTACACATGGCTGTAGTGAAGGAGCaacaaaataactttaatttgaAACAAGACTAGACAAATATAATTCGCAGTCTAGCATTTAGATATTTAACTTTTCtcaattttcatttaaaaaaagtgttgtctCTGATAACTGACCTCCCAGCAGCCTGCCAGCTACCTCCAGGGTGCAGAGCTCTGAGACGCCACAGGATGCCAGGGAGGCATCATCCTCCAGAGGGCACCCAGCAAGCAACAGCACCTGATCCTCAACCAGGAGACCCTCCAGATCCTGGACATGGGcctgagagacacagagggataCGAATTGTTTATCCAAACTCACTTCCACGTTAAATCAAATGTTGTTATCAAAAtgacaatcttttttttctccattatgaACTCTCCTTTGAGATGAAGGTTTTGGTGTTTTGTCATCGACTTGTAAAAGTTTTTACCTTAATCTGTCCGACAGTCTCCTGTCCGGTCACCTCAAGGGTGTGAGTACTCTGGGCACGCAAGAAGAGCTGCATTTTGTTGCTGGAAGATAAAACAGAGAGGGGACAATCGATTCAGTCCTTGTCATTTAACCTACTGCGGAAATCAACTTTTGACGTAGTTTTATTTCCAGGCGGCAAACATTGATAACTCTCTCATGTCTAAAATTATTACATGACTTAAtgtggaagaaaataaaaattcactTTGTCAAAGCACATGCGGTTTAAGAAATTACGAGAAGGGGACCAACGAAACGTGCCGGGAACAGAAACAGACATGTCTCTCTTGGTAGCTTGCTAATGCTATGCTAACATAACTAGCCGCATGGGGCACACGATACATAAAGTCGCTCTTAAACTCATTTAACTGGACGATCTGGTGAAAAATATGTATAATATGAGATAAACTACTATATAAGGGATATACTCGCTAACAGAAATCTGTCTCGgttttacataaaacatgtttttttacctAAATTGCTCAGGCCTTACCTCGTTGATGCTAGTCGTTCAACGCTAGGCATAAAAAGGACTGATTGAGGGAAGTCACTGCGCATGTGCGGATTTACGTAATGCGTTTACGCTCGTGGCCACGCCCATTATACCTTGGAGTGTCGTGCTGAGGGATCAagtgatgtttttatgattGTACAATCGCGAACACATCAGTATAATTGCTCTGATAGATCAATAATGTCATTATAAACAAACTGTCGTTCCAGCAGACGTAGGTTTAAGGTGTAGCTGCTATTTTCATGTATGGATTGATTTTCAAATGATTTAGCTCCCAGGTTTTCAGGTTAAAAGTAGTCTTAACTAAAAATACTTCGCTAGTAACTATTAGTTGTCATAATTTAAAATTCACTGGACAACATGTGGAAAATATGTGTTACATACAAAACAATCTTAATAATTGGAATATGTCATTATGTATTGACGGCTCACAATCATTTCAACAATCCTTAAATAAATGTAGGTTTCAAAAGTATgaggcaaacacacaaattTAGGATATCAATCTCTTTATTATGAAatcaagtcaaaataaaaaaaggaggaactcttcattttctttatggAAACATAACCAGGAAATATTAAAAATCTTTCAGTTTTGGgcaggagaaacacacaactTAAGAGGTACATCTATGAATGCCTCCTTTACAAGTTTAAATTCTTTAACGCAAAGAGAGAGCTCAAACTGAGTCATCCAATCTAAAAGATAAAAAGCCTTTATCACACGGGGGAAATAAATCTGCCTTCACAGTTAACATGCATAAACAATCCAAAACAGCAGCCAGTGTTGGAGATGATGGATGAGcaattcaattgtttttttaaacatgactaATCAACATGACTGCCATGAGGCCCAAGTGTGCTATTTTCCAAATGATGGCTACAAGGTGTTCTATATCCGATAAGCACACATTAAACCACAAAGAAGGGACAAATCCATTTCTTTTCTCTCGTTGACAGCCTGTTGAGTAGCCATGTTCATAGAGTAGGCAGGTCAGAAAGGATGCTTGTCTCCGAGTCTCCATCTTCATGTCAGGATTTTGTCCATTATGTTGGAGGAGGGGGGTAGTACTGGTTATACTGGGGGTATTGGTTGTACTGTCCCCAGTTGTTTTGTCCCCAACCGCTGTACTGTTgctaaaagaaaagagagaaaaccaaACCGCTGAAATTTTTCACAggctcaaacaaaaacatttcttaaattggtagttttgttttattacatattttaaatcattttattctAAACAAATAGAATTGCTGTGAAAAGCCTCACATGCTTGTTGTGACATCAAGTGcaagaaattaaatatttttttgagcCATTAACTCGTCAGATAAGAAACCCACCTGGTACCAGTTGTAGTTGTATGCAGAGTTGTTGGCCTGTGTGTCTGTCGCTGCGTTTG
The Labrus mixtus chromosome 12, fLabMix1.1, whole genome shotgun sequence genome window above contains:
- the faua gene encoding FAU ubiquitin like and ribosomal protein S30 fusion a translates to MRSDFPQSVLFMPSVERLASTSNKMQLFLRAQSTHTLEVTGQETVGQIKAHVQDLEGLLVEDQVLLLAGCPLEDDASLASCGVSELCTLEVAGRLLGGKVHGSLARAGKVRGQTPKVDKQEKKKKKTGRAKRRIQYNRRFVNVVPTFGKKKGPNANS